GTCTGGGGTTTTCACCGCCATCAGGTGGTTGACTGGCGTTATGTCCTCTGGGCGGCTTTGCCGGCAACTGTCGGTGCCCTGCTGGGAGCCTGGGGGGCGGTGATTATCGGTGAAGAAGCATTTAAAAACTTCCTTGCTGTGGTAATGATCGTTGTCACCCTGTGGACTTTGTGGGATCCCTTAAAAGCTTCCAAGGGCAAAGATTCAGCCATGGAGAAACCCAGGGTTTGCTGGCTGGCTTTTGGCTTTTTTCTGGTGGGGATCTATGGCGGTTTTGTCCAGGCCGGAGTCGGTTTTCTGGTGTTGGCCACCACTACTCTGGCCGGGCTTGATCTGGTTCGGGGTAATGCGGTAAAGGTTTTAAGTATTCTGATTTATACCTTCCTGGCTCTGGGTATTTTTGCCTGGCAGCATAAGGTTAACTGGCCGCTGGGATTGACTCTGGCTGCCGGTACGGTGGTGGGTGGTCAGCTAGGGGTTCACCTTACCGTACTTAAAGGCCACCAATGGGTAAAAAAAGTGGTGACGGTCGCGGTTATTATTATGGCAGTGAAGTTGTTGGTTATGCGGGTGTAGTATAAGGTTAAAGGCTAAAGGCTAAAGGCTAAAGGATACACGGGATCGGGGACAGTACTTTAGTGCTGTCCCCATGCGAAGCACCCCAAGGGCACTTCTTCGCTGCTCAGGGCGCAAGCGAAGCAAAAGTGCAAATCTGTCCCGTGAGAGGGCGAAGCTAAAGGCTAAAGGTTAAAGGCTGAGGGATAAAAAGGTTTAAATTTTTGGTTCCTGCAGCACCAGGACGCTGCGGGAAGGAAGGTAGAGAGATAACTGCGGCTTTCCGGTTTCAGTCCCGGTCAGGGAAAAATGTTTCTGCTCAGGTTCCAGGCGTCCATGGCCGCCGTACCGGGGAGAATCACTGTCAAGGATCATCTCATACTCTCCTGCCATTGGCACCGTAAACCGGTAATGGCTGTAAGAATTTTGCGGGTGGAAGTTGAACGCAAACAAAAGTCCAGCGCGTCGGAAGATGAGCACTTTGTCATCATTGTGTTGGTGGAGCAGTACCGGTTTTTGCCCTTC
Above is a genomic segment from Pseudomonadota bacterium containing:
- a CDS encoding sulfite exporter TauE/SafE family protein yields the protein MTSYLLLFFFGIVAGTLNVIAGGGSFLTVPLLIFLGLPPTVANGTNRVGILLQNVGAVWGFHRHQVVDWRYVLWAALPATVGALLGAWGAVIIGEEAFKNFLAVVMIVVTLWTLWDPLKASKGKDSAMEKPRVCWLAFGFFLVGIYGGFVQAGVGFLVLATTTLAGLDLVRGNAVKVLSILIYTFLALGIFAWQHKVNWPLGLTLAAGTVVGGQLGVHLTVLKGHQWVKKVVTVAVIIMAVKLLVMRV